A section of the Bacillus sp. HSf4 genome encodes:
- the sufC gene encoding Fe-S cluster assembly ATPase SufC — MAASTLTIKDLHVEIEGKEILKGVNLEIKGGEFHAVMGPNGTGKSTLSAAIMGHPKYEVTKGSILLDGKDVLEMEVDERAQAGLFLAMQYPSEISGVTNADFLRSAINARREEGDEISLMKFIRKMDENMEFLEMDPDMAQRYLNEGFSGGEKKRNEILQLMMIEPKIAILDEIDSGLDIDALKVVSKGINKMRGEDFGCLIITHYQRLLNYITPDHVHVMMQGRVVKSGGPELAQRLEAEGYDWIKHELGIEDETVGQEA, encoded by the coding sequence ATGGCTGCTTCGACATTAACAATCAAAGATCTTCACGTTGAGATTGAAGGGAAAGAGATTTTAAAAGGTGTAAACCTTGAAATAAAAGGCGGGGAATTCCACGCTGTCATGGGACCTAACGGAACGGGTAAATCGACTTTATCCGCGGCGATCATGGGACACCCTAAATATGAAGTAACAAAAGGCAGCATTTTGCTTGACGGCAAAGATGTTCTGGAAATGGAAGTGGATGAACGCGCGCAAGCCGGCCTGTTCCTGGCCATGCAATATCCGAGTGAAATCAGCGGCGTCACGAATGCCGACTTCCTCCGCTCTGCAATCAATGCACGCAGAGAAGAGGGCGATGAGATTTCGTTAATGAAATTCATCCGCAAAATGGATGAAAATATGGAATTTCTTGAAATGGACCCTGACATGGCGCAGCGCTATTTAAATGAAGGATTTTCAGGCGGGGAGAAAAAGCGCAATGAAATCCTGCAGCTGATGATGATTGAACCGAAGATCGCCATCCTTGATGAGATCGATTCCGGTTTGGATATCGACGCCCTGAAAGTCGTCTCAAAAGGCATCAACAAAATGCGCGGCGAAGACTTCGGCTGCCTGATCATCACGCACTATCAGCGCCTGTTGAACTACATCACGCCTGACCATGTGCACGTTATGATGCAAGGCCGCGTTGTGAAATCAGGCGGACCTGAGCTTGCACAGCGTCTTGAAGCTGAAGGATATGACTGGATTAAGCACGAGCTGGGAATCGAAGA